The following coding sequences are from one Primulina eburnea isolate SZY01 chromosome 15, ASM2296580v1, whole genome shotgun sequence window:
- the LOC140814694 gene encoding uncharacterized protein translates to MVCFCFLVDQTKQVRHSKPAAGTCSRCGGGVSVADMKTATRFCYVPFYWRTWRAIICTFCGAILRSYR, encoded by the coding sequence atggTGTGCTTCTGTTTTCTTGTTGATCAGACGAAACAAGTGAGGCACAGCAAACCGGCGGCCGGTACATGCTCACGGTGCGGCGGCGGGGTAAGCGTCGCCGACATGAAGACCGCCACCAGGTTCTGCTACGTCCCCTTCTACTGGAGAACTTGGAGGGCTATTATCTGTACTTTCTGTGGTGCCATTTTGAGATCGTATAGGtga